AACCACCCATCTGCAACTCTTGCTATAGCTTGCTTTCTGAAGCAATGGAGGATCTAACAGGTTAGCTAACAAACTGATCACCATTGTTGATCATATAACAGTGGCGATCCCATTGACAAAAACTGATCACCATTGCATAAATAGGATATTCAGTTGAACCTAAACGTTCAAGAGAAGCTAAACATATGTCAAGACGAAGGTGTAAACAGAATTCAGGTTTATTCCTTCTACATAATAAAACAAGTTGTAAAACTTCAACATATTAAAAATCATATTAATGACATTTTTGATCCATTCATGTAGTTAAAAGCTGTGGGGAAGACCAAAATGCTTCGATTAGGAAACAAAACAATGTACGCAAACAACATAAAAGGGTGGTGACGGGAATTGAGGCATTATCTTCGATAAGCTTGGAAGCTGATAGATTACCAGAGCAACAGAATTGCAAGTACTGCGGAGCCAAAAAATTTTATTCTGAGTCTGCAAACTTTTGTTGCTCTGATGGAGAAGTAGTCTTAGAAGAGAATAAAATGCCAGACATATTAATAGAGCTATTTACTGGTGAAACTGAAGAAGCAATTTGTTTCAGAACCTATGTAAGAACATACAATAGTATGTTCGCTTTCACCTCTTTTGGAGTTAACTATGATAAATCGCTTTGCCAAAGAAGAAACGGAATATATACTTTCAAAATTCAGGGCCAAACGTATCATTTTATAAATCAATTGATTCCCCATGGAGGATCGGGAATGTTTTTGCAGTTATACTTTCATGATACTGAACATGAAATCGCAAATCGATTggctttttcaacaaaactaaCTGAGAGCATAGTGGTGAAACTCATGGAACTCATGAAAAGTAACCCTTATGCCTGCTTTTTCCGAAGCCTGAGACATGTTCCAGACTTGAACAATTATCAAATAGTCCTGAAATCTTACTGTCAAACTGATCAGCGAGTCTTTAACAAGCCAACAGTATCCCAAGTAGCTGCACTGTGGGTTGAAGGTGAAAACTCACAGGACAGCTATGCTAGACACATTCAAGTATACACAAAAGAGGGTCAAAGCCGTAGAATTCAATATTACTATGGCTGTTATGATCCATTGCAGTATCCACTTCTATTTCCCTTTGGCGAAACAGGGTGGCAACCTGGAATTCAGAGATCTGGCACTGGTaatccaaaaaaaaggaaaaggtcaGTTAGAAATCATCAACAGACTGCAACTTTAACAAGCTTCAGATCTGCCGAAGATATAATAGAATCAGAAGAGAAAGGTTAGTTGTTTTTAAATATAATACAAATTTTATGAATACAATTTTAGTTTACCAAATGTAAATTGAagcttaaaattttttgaaacagCTTTCAAAAACTTTGAGAATTCAAAGGAGAATGTGTCCATGCGTGAATACTATGCATATAGGTTCCAGATGAGGGAGAAAAATAAACCAAGTATTCTTAATACTGCCCGTGCATTTCAACAGTATGTAGTGGACATGTACGTAAAAATTGAGAGTCAAAGGCTTGATTTTTTCCGGCATAGGCAACAACAAATTAGGACTGAGCAATTACAGGGTGTCATGGATTCTGTAGTTGAGGGCCAATGTAGAGGTTCAAAAGTAGGGCAACGAGTAATTTTGCCAGCATCTTTTATAGGAGGTCCTCGTGATATGAAAAGAAGGTATGTTGATGCTATGGCCTTAGTTCAAAAATTCGGAAAACCTGACATTTTTTTAACAATGACTTGTAACCCATCATGgccagaaataaaagaaaacttacTGCCCACTGATGAGTCTCAAAACCGTGTTGATCTTTCTGCTAGAGTTTTTCATGCcaaattagaaattttaaaagaagAGTTGTTTAAAAAAGAGGTATTGGGTAAAGTAGCTGCTTACACCTATGTTGTTGAATTCCAAAAACGTGGGTTGCCGCATGCACATTTCTTAATAATTTTACACCCAGCGTCTAAATTATATTCAACGGAATCCTATGATCACATAGTTTCTGCTGAGATTCCAGACAAAAAAGAGCATCCACACTTGTTTAAAATGGTTCGCAAGCACATGATGCATGGTCCTTGTGGCGAAAAAAATGCAGATAATGTGTGTATGCAAGGTACAACAgttaaaaaatgcaaaaatcattATCCTAAACAGTGGGCAGAAAAAACTACACAATCTGAAAATTCTTATCCAACATATAGGCGGAGGAGCAATAGAGAAAAGGTAAAAGTTCGAGGCCATGAATTGGATAATAGATGGGTAGTTCCATATAATCCTTACTTGTTAGCAAAATTCAATTGCCATATGAATGTTGAAATTTGCTCAACAATAAAGGTAGTCAAGTATACTTATAAGTACATATATAAGGGACATGATAAAATACACTTTGCTGTGAATTCAGATGACAGATCTAAAGAGATAGATGAAATTAAGGAGTACCAATCAGCAAGATGGGTTTCTCCTATTGAAGCCATTTGGCGAATTTACAGATTTCCCTTATTTGAAACACATCCTGCTGTCATTAACCTTCAGCTACATCTTGAAAATTACCAATCTCTGACCTTCAAAGATGATGCTGATCTTAGAGATCTTTTGAAAAGTAAATTTGCTAAGAAAAGTATGCTAACTGAATTTTTCCATATGAATGCTACTGATGAGAGAGCCAAAACATTGAAATGCACATACAAAGAATTTCCTGAACATTTTGTGTGGAAACCTGGTAAACGCATATGGGATATTAGGCAACAAAGAGGTTCAATAGGCCGAATTGTTACAGCAAATCCAAGTGAGGGTGAGAGGTACTTCTTAAGATTATTGTTATTGAATGTAAAAGGGCCAACATCATTTGATGACCTGAAAACTGTCGATGGTGTTTATGTTAATACCTTTAGAGAAGCAGCAATAATGAGAGGATTATTTGAATCCAATAACCCTCAAGAGCAGTGCCTAGAAGAAGCAGCTTTATACCACATGCCATATAGCTTTAGAAGACTATTTGCTACCCTATTAGTTTACTTCACTCCTGCTGATCCAAGAAGTTTATGGTTAAAATTCAAAGAATCTATGTCAGAAGATTTCAATAGAACTTTGAATTTGTCAAACGATCAGGTCCAACATAAAGTTCTCTATGAGATTAGCAAGTTCTTAGAATCAATGGGAAAAAACATTAATATGTATGGATTAGTACCACGAATCTTAAAGTTTGATGAAATGGATAGAGGTACAAGAGACACAAATTCTGAGCTAAACTTTAAAGTCAATGAAGAAGATATTGCTGCTATCTCTAAATTAAATGAGGATCAAAAAGTAGCATTTGATACTATCATAGATGCTGTTTTTATACACAGCAAAGGAAGTTTCTTTATTGATGGGCCTGGGGGAACAGGGAAAACATTCTTGTACCGTGCACTACTAGCTGCAGTTAGATCAAAGGGATGTATAGCTTTGGCAACGGCCTCTTGTGGAGTAGCTGCTTCTATCTTACCTGGAGGTAGAACAGCCCACTCACGATTTAAAATTCCTTTAGACATGAATCCTAACAACATGTGCAAAGTAAGCAAACAAAGCTCATTGGCAAAGTTATTACAGCAAGCCAAATTGATCATTTGGGATGAAGCGCCTATGACACATAGAGCAGGAATTGAGGGAGTAGATCGTTTACTTAGAGACCTAATGGATAACTCTGAATTATTTGGGTCAAAAGTGATGGTATTTGGTGGTGATTTTAGGCAAGTTCTGCCGGTAGTTGTAAAAGGGTcaaaatcagactttatcgaagCTAGCCTTGTAAAATCTTATATTTGGCCTCATCTGCAGAAAttaaaattgaaggaaaacatGAGAGCAAGATTAGATCCTGATTTTAGCAAGTACCTTCTTCGTATAGGTAATGGAACAGAAAACACagttaaaaatgaaagtatTCACATCTCTCAAGCATTGCTTCTTCGCTATACAAATGAAGCAGAATCCATAAATCAATTGATTACAACTGTCTATCCAAACTTCAACATATTTTCTGAAAATACATACTCATTAATTAATAGAGCAATTTTAACtacaaaaaatgattttgtaGATCAGATCAATGAAAAATTGATACAGGAATTTCCCGGAACCCCATTTGACTATTTAAGCAGAGATAAATGTTTAGATAATTCGCAGCAAGCAATTTTAGAGGACTTCATGAATAGCCACACTCCAAATGGTTTTCCTCCACATCGATTGACATTGAAAGAAAATGCACCAATAATGTTGTTGAGAAACATTGACCCACCAGAAGGTCTATGTAATGGAACAAGACTTCTATGCAAATCACTTAAACACAATATTATAGATGCAGTCATAAGTTCTGGTGAATTTGCTGGGAAGCAAGTATTTCTACATAGAATTTGCTTTCGTGTTGAAAATGACCCTAATTCTCCTATATCTTTTGAACGAATGCAATTTCCTATAAGACTTTGTTTTGCAATGACCATTAATAAAGCTCAAGGGCAAACTTTAGATTATGTTGGCATTTATTTGCGAGAACCTGTTTTTTCACATGGGCAGCTGTATGTTGCATTATCTAGAGCTAAAAATAGCAAATCTGTTAAAATTTTGATCACACCTCCTGTATATGATTCAAGTTTAGATTATGTGACTCCTAATATAGTTTACAAGGATGTATTGCAGCTATCTTGTCAATAATTCCAGTACTCTGTTATATGTAAATAGCAAATAAAGTACCAGTAAATGTCTTAGTAATACATTATATTTAAATTCTATGAACTTACTACTTCGGAGTGTAACTCTTGTCTTTGGAATCCTTCGATTTTGTGGTAGTTGTCTGCAGCACTCTTCAAACGTCAAAAAATGGAAAGCAACCTGGTAAACTTCACAGAACTCCAACCTCTCATGGACAACTGGACTGCCATTGTTCAAGTGATTGAAAAGCAAAAGGTTCAGGTTTCAAGAAATGGAAAACGCTACCAAAAGTTGGTGTTTGTTGATAGTCAGGTAATATAGCTTATCATTGCATACTTTGGCACTATACACAACTAATTAATTACCATAGCACTTACTGTATTCAAAATTACAGGGTCAAACTGCTCAAGCTCTAATTTATGCTGGAGATATAATGTTCTTCAGGAAGTACTTTGAACCATATCGAAGATATTATGTATCGAATGCTAGGATTCAAAATGTGTTGCCAAGGTACAGTACGTACCCAAATGAGTGCTCATGGACCATTGACAACTCCACGCTTGTCCAAGAAATCGATGAAGTGGACCCCCCTCTGATACCTAATGTGTTTAACTTTGCTGACTACGATTCAGTTTATCAGCACATTGACACAACTGATGAAATAGGTACCATTCCTGATTTACCTTAACATATAATTTACATAGTCATAGTTACACTTTTTAATATCAAACTCTGGTTATTAGATCTTATTGGAATAGCAATTCACGTGCACCCGAAAGCAATCAGAGGTGGAACACCAACTAGGGATATCATTCTTACAGATCATATGTCGCACCCAATGGTACTGACCCTTTGGGGAGAGCATGAATCAGAAGAGGGACAAGACATAGCTGATATGATCCACACCCAACCTGTGGTTGCAGCGCTTCGAGTCCGAGTGACATCTTACCATGGTACGTACTCTTTTAAAAACCATTTACAAAAATCCTAAGTTGACTGAaaccagaaaaggaaaaacttaTGTTGCTATTGTCAACTTTGTAGCCATGCATCTATCCACCAAATTCTCCAGCAGCATACTAATCAATCCTCCAATTCAGCAAGCCAATGACCTGCGTAACTGGTAACTTTACTTTAAAATAGTTACATTATAAATTATTCAACATTCATTACCAAAAAGGCTTACTATCCTTTACATTACaacaaataaaatattaggtGCAGTCACAATCAAGAGGAAATCACGCGTTTCATTGCTGAGCGGACTTATGGTGATCGTCTCAAACTCCTACCTGTACCAGATGATGACAGAGTTATAACTATCAGCGATCTCACAGCTGTGGTTGAGGTACATATACAACTCACTCACAATCCTTTATTTCTGCATGCATGCCAACAGCCAAAAAGTCTGTAGTCTCTTCCATTACAAAATTGGCTTGTGGGTTATCGAATTGGATTATACTGACTACAAGCTTGAACTACCATTCCCTACTCTCCTGATTGATTGGTAATGAGATTTGAATGTTTTGGGCAAAAATGTCTTCAGTTTAGTTTTCATTGTATCTGTACGTTTTTGTAGAACTAATTAATGCTCCCTTTCATTTGGTTTTTCCGGATATACGGGCTTTCATCCAGTAATTTTGTCCTCGTTAATGAAATTAGTAGCTCCTGTTTTCCCATTTTACCcagtaattttttatttacttgtttGTCCCATTTCTTCGTATTTTTGCATCTCTGTGACTTTGTAGGTGGAATTTCGTGTTTTAATGCTACTGCGTAATTACCATTTTTTCCCCTACTCATTATCTTACTTGTCAAATTGTACTTTCTCTCTTGTGAACCTCACTGTAGCGTAAagctttttaattctttttaattGCTTGATGGATTCTATAGTTTTATTATGAAACTCTCGCCCATGTGAAATTCAAGAATCATATGCTTTGCAT
The DNA window shown above is from Coffea arabica cultivar ET-39 chromosome 5e, Coffea Arabica ET-39 HiFi, whole genome shotgun sequence and carries:
- the LOC113687245 gene encoding replication protein A 70 kDa DNA-binding subunit B-like isoform X2; protein product: MESNLVNFTELQPLMDNWTAIVQVIEKQKVQVSRNGKRYQKLVFVDSQGQTAQALIYAGDIMFFRKYFEPYRRYYVSNARIQNVLPRYSTYPNECSWTIDNSTLVQEIDEVDPPLIPNVFNFADYDSVYQHIDTTDEIDLIGIAIHVHPKAIRGGTPTRDIILTDHMSHPMVLTLWGEHESEEGQDIADMIHTQPVVAALRVRVTSYHAMHLSTKFSSSILINPPIQQANDLRNWCSHNQEEITRFIAERTYGDRLKLLPVPDDDRVITISDLTAVVEARPYWIRGIPKLLDRSQKLWYHSCPHCYKYIRARPDCEITCTSCYQRIRLTPRCRLTVQISDMSGAITLDLSGDDAEQLLPFCISDIQKQEQQGNVQYATIADFIKQKNLVCLVKKSNTIHSSRSSEKYNAIVAHINNATAEENYVISKYITNYKATASTWAAAQEEHSKKNVTDMAENMAIEKVDSIMEGETQSKGVDQLSPSNTEDKKKKAAVAAAPMKLRVNPTKKHRT
- the LOC113687245 gene encoding replication protein A 70 kDa DNA-binding subunit B-like isoform X1; the protein is MFGRRYGISLELRLKLFSSRSSFIGFFLKKLSAALFKRQKMESNLVNFTELQPLMDNWTAIVQVIEKQKVQVSRNGKRYQKLVFVDSQGQTAQALIYAGDIMFFRKYFEPYRRYYVSNARIQNVLPRYSTYPNECSWTIDNSTLVQEIDEVDPPLIPNVFNFADYDSVYQHIDTTDEIDLIGIAIHVHPKAIRGGTPTRDIILTDHMSHPMVLTLWGEHESEEGQDIADMIHTQPVVAALRVRVTSYHAMHLSTKFSSSILINPPIQQANDLRNWCSHNQEEITRFIAERTYGDRLKLLPVPDDDRVITISDLTAVVEARPYWIRGIPKLLDRSQKLWYHSCPHCYKYIRARPDCEITCTSCYQRIRLTPRCRLTVQISDMSGAITLDLSGDDAEQLLPFCISDIQKQEQQGNVQYATIADFIKQKNLVCLVKKSNTIHSSRSSEKYNAIVAHINNATAEENYVISKYITNYKATASTWAAAQEEHSKKNVTDMAENMAIEKVDSIMEGETQSKGVDQLSPSNTEDKKKKAAVAAAPMKLRVNPTKKHRT